In Methanobacterium bryantii, the following proteins share a genomic window:
- a CDS encoding DUF2795 domain-containing protein: MPCGTIDEVEPFLKGLLYPATKQDIMEQAKKNNADYVVLETLDSMDEKTYYDRKGLVGVLRKTIAKS; this comes from the coding sequence ATGCCCTGCGGGACGATTGATGAAGTAGAACCATTTTTAAAGGGTCTCCTGTATCCTGCAACTAAACAGGATATAATGGAACAAGCTAAGAAAAATAATGCAGATTATGTGGTTTTAGAAACATTAGATAGTATGGACGAAAAAACATATTATGATCGTAAAGGTTTAGTGGGAGTACTTAGGAAAACAATCGCAAAAAGCTGA
- a CDS encoding pyridoxal-phosphate-dependent aminotransferase family protein — protein MEETLLMIPGPTKVAPRVLKAMSDAVMNHRSAQFADILTEVNEMMSEVFQTENPSYTITGSGTAAMEAAVGNILNKGDKILNIVGGKFGERFAQIAEANGGNSVKLDVEWGKAVNPEDVKNILEEDDEIKAVTLVHNETSTGVASPIEEVGKIVKDYNALYVVDTVSSLGGDDVAVDDYNIDICVTGSQKCLAAPPGMAAITVSDDAWDVINKVDSNSYYLDVRKYKKYAEHTPSETPYTPSVSLMYAMREALNMVMEEGLEARIERHKLAASATRNAVKAMGLELFADEDVSSTTVTAVKMPEGVTDKDMRGTMRDKYGIVLAGGQDHLKGNVFRIGHMGNVNYRDLVVTMAALEMTLKGLGMDICLGNGVAAVEEAYLIG, from the coding sequence ATGGAGGAAACATTGCTAATGATACCCGGACCTACCAAAGTAGCTCCGCGAGTACTAAAAGCCATGTCAGATGCAGTGATGAACCACAGAAGTGCTCAATTCGCTGATATTTTAACTGAAGTCAATGAAATGATGTCAGAAGTATTCCAGACTGAAAATCCATCTTACACTATAACCGGTTCTGGAACAGCTGCAATGGAAGCAGCAGTTGGAAATATCCTGAATAAAGGGGATAAAATTTTAAATATTGTTGGCGGGAAATTCGGAGAAAGATTTGCGCAGATAGCTGAAGCTAATGGGGGCAACTCAGTTAAGCTTGATGTGGAATGGGGGAAAGCAGTAAATCCCGAAGATGTCAAAAATATTTTAGAAGAAGACGATGAAATTAAGGCTGTGACATTAGTTCACAACGAAACTTCAACAGGGGTCGCAAGCCCAATAGAAGAAGTAGGTAAAATTGTTAAAGATTATAACGCTTTATATGTTGTAGATACTGTTTCATCCCTTGGTGGGGACGACGTAGCTGTAGACGATTATAACATTGATATTTGTGTAACTGGTTCACAGAAATGTCTTGCCGCACCACCAGGAATGGCAGCAATCACAGTAAGTGATGATGCATGGGATGTAATCAATAAAGTAGACTCCAATTCATATTACTTGGACGTAAGGAAATACAAAAAATACGCAGAACATACACCATCCGAAACTCCATACACACCTTCCGTATCTTTAATGTACGCAATGCGTGAAGCATTAAACATGGTAATGGAAGAAGGTCTCGAAGCTAGAATAGAAAGACACAAATTAGCTGCATCAGCCACAAGAAATGCTGTTAAAGCTATGGGTCTTGAACTATTTGCTGACGAAGATGTTTCATCCACAACTGTAACTGCTGTAAAAATGCCTGAAGGCGTAACTGATAAAGATATGAGGGGCACAATGAGAGATAAATATGGAATTGTGCTTGCCGGTGGTCAAGACCACTTAAAAGGCAATGTTTTCAGAATAGGCCATATGGGTAATGTCAACTACAGAGATCTTGTTGTTACAATGGCTGCTCTCGAAATGACTTTAAAAGGTCTTGGAATGGACATTTGTCTCGGAAATGGAGTAGCAGCAGTAGAAGAGGCTTATCTTATAGGATAA
- a CDS encoding 6-hydroxymethylpterin diphosphokinase MptE-like protein encodes MNLDAWFSWYDKILKEFGFSREDDEKSAELLNNLLNEDNSSSIAETNIKDMVIIFGAGPSLKGNIEELDELDQLEELNLNKFTLIAADGATTALLEKNIVPDIIVTDLDGNMDDIIEANERGAILAVHAHGNNIDKIKEYVPGLKRILGTTQSVPLENVSNFGGFTDGDRCIFLAIELGARFILLAGMDFGDIVTKYSRPDLPEAEGKADEIKQMKLNYAKKLTQWAAENENVKIVNMSGGESVPGVDDIKFE; translated from the coding sequence ATGAATCTTGATGCTTGGTTTTCATGGTATGACAAAATACTAAAAGAATTTGGTTTCAGCCGTGAAGATGATGAAAAATCTGCGGAACTGTTAAACAACCTTTTAAACGAAGATAACAGTTCGAGCATTGCTGAGACTAATATAAAAGATATGGTAATTATTTTTGGAGCTGGACCATCCCTTAAAGGAAATATTGAAGAGTTGGACGAACTGGATCAGTTGGAAGAATTAAATTTAAATAAGTTTACATTAATTGCAGCAGATGGGGCAACAACTGCACTTTTAGAGAAAAATATAGTTCCAGATATTATAGTTACAGATTTAGACGGTAATATGGATGATATAATAGAAGCTAACGAGCGAGGAGCAATTCTGGCTGTCCATGCCCATGGAAATAATATTGATAAAATAAAAGAATATGTTCCTGGGTTAAAACGAATTTTGGGGACTACTCAAAGTGTACCTTTGGAAAATGTATCCAATTTCGGCGGTTTTACAGATGGAGACCGTTGTATATTCCTGGCAATTGAGCTTGGGGCAAGATTTATACTTCTTGCAGGAATGGACTTTGGGGATATCGTAACTAAATATTCTAGGCCGGATTTACCTGAAGCAGAGGGTAAAGCTGATGAAATTAAGCAGATGAAGTTGAATTATGCTAAAAAACTTACACAGTGGGCTGCAGAAAATGAAAATGTGAAAATAGTGAATATGTCTGGTGGAGAAAGCGTGCCTGGTGTTGATGATATCAAGTTTGAATAA
- a CDS encoding zinc ribbon domain-containing protein, whose translation MPYLVCEKCKGYYVLQAGESPHNFGRCPCGGSLRYVKKLHKRYNQEKSEDKLNICPECGKENIHSSKICVFCGKILKSHDTPNICHSCGKENVKTSQVCVFCSNPLKSNYNKRIKWNMVGCSFLALIIVILLFWILH comes from the coding sequence ATGCCTTATCTTGTTTGTGAAAAGTGCAAGGGCTATTATGTACTTCAGGCGGGAGAATCCCCCCATAATTTTGGCAGGTGTCCATGTGGAGGATCTTTAAGATACGTTAAAAAACTCCATAAACGATACAATCAAGAAAAATCAGAGGATAAATTAAATATTTGCCCCGAATGCGGAAAAGAAAATATCCATAGTTCAAAAATATGTGTATTTTGTGGTAAAATATTGAAATCTCATGATACTCCAAACATTTGTCATAGCTGTGGAAAAGAAAATGTAAAAACTTCTCAAGTATGCGTATTTTGTAGTAATCCACTAAAATCTAATTATAATAAACGGATAAAATGGAACATGGTTGGTTGCAGTTTTTTAGCCTTAATTATAGTTATTTTATTGTTCTGGATTTTACATTAG
- a CDS encoding ORC1-type DNA replication protein yields MDIDDLLLYDETLFKNIDAFNPDYIPDNFMYRKSQMEALAISIRPALRSGRPVNGVVLGSCATGKTTAIKKIFEMVERTSDKVVCVYINCQIHTTRFGIFSQIYQKIFGHTPPETGVPFSRIYQNIMQHLSNEGKALIVALDDINYLFYSKNANKIFYDILRAHESFEGVRTGVFAILSDIEFRFMLDKNVNSIFIPQEIIFNPYSKEEIKDILKERARIGFYSEVISDELLDEITEYTVSNGDLRVGIDLLRIGGNLAEADASKTIERKHIQEALKNTGSINLMYTLKSLSDDERTLLDLIRTSDVDLTAGELYSQFSKKTKSSYASFNRILNKLEFLRLIDTRFTGKGVKGNSRIIILRFDTEEIQKCMSRL; encoded by the coding sequence ATGGACATTGATGACCTTCTCCTTTATGATGAAACTCTGTTTAAAAACATCGATGCATTTAATCCAGACTACATTCCAGACAATTTCATGTATCGAAAATCACAAATGGAGGCCCTTGCAATCAGCATAAGGCCTGCACTACGTAGCGGAAGGCCGGTTAATGGAGTTGTACTTGGCTCGTGTGCAACCGGGAAAACAACAGCCATTAAAAAGATCTTTGAAATGGTGGAGCGGACATCAGATAAAGTGGTTTGCGTTTATATAAACTGCCAGATACATACAACCCGGTTTGGTATATTTTCACAGATTTATCAAAAGATTTTTGGACATACTCCTCCAGAAACAGGGGTTCCCTTTTCAAGAATTTATCAAAATATAATGCAGCACCTTTCAAACGAGGGTAAAGCTCTCATTGTCGCATTAGATGATATTAATTACTTATTTTACAGTAAAAATGCCAATAAAATATTTTATGATATTTTAAGGGCTCATGAATCATTTGAAGGTGTAAGAACCGGTGTGTTTGCTATCCTGTCTGATATTGAATTCAGGTTCATGCTTGATAAAAATGTTAATTCTATATTCATCCCCCAGGAAATAATATTCAATCCATACTCAAAAGAAGAAATAAAAGATATATTAAAAGAAAGGGCCAGAATTGGTTTTTACAGTGAGGTGATTTCAGATGAATTACTGGATGAAATCACTGAATATACGGTATCAAATGGCGATTTAAGGGTAGGAATCGACCTTTTAAGGATAGGTGGAAATCTGGCTGAAGCAGATGCATCTAAAACAATAGAGCGAAAACATATTCAAGAGGCACTTAAAAATACTGGTTCTATAAATCTTATGTACACTCTCAAGTCTTTATCAGATGATGAAAGAACATTACTAGATCTTATACGGACTTCAGACGTAGATTTAACTGCAGGTGAACTTTACAGTCAGTTCAGTAAGAAAACTAAGTCAAGTTATGCTTCTTTTAACCGTATTTTAAATAAACTTGAATTTTTAAGGCTTATTGATACCAGGTTCACGGGAAAAGGAGTAAAAGGTAACTCAAGGATTATAATACTCAGATTCGACACAGAAGAAATCCAAAAATGTATGTCTCGTCTTTAG